TATGACTTACTATCATGGCATATAAGTGGATTAATAATCTAAAATGTTGTCATTCACACAATACATATATCATGGATTGCTAGTCTTTGGCttagaattataatattttttttataaggtttaaTCAGTAATTACacacaaaattaaacaatgatttaaaaatttcaaaataatgattcaagaaaacaaaatacaactgcacttttatttttttttaaccggtCTATTTTAACATAGGGCGGGTACTCAAAACTATGTAgttagtgtttattttttcagtgtACCATCTCCtttaaagaataattattttttatatcattttagcacagtaatattaaaaatatatattttaatttttttaaaaaaaaaacaatatcacagTCTAAAACACTGCATCAGTGACTACGAACAAAAATTGCTCATTTAActagaaaaaggaaaggagtaAAATTCAGATGACGACTACTACTTCATGCACGGTAAAACCCTAGTTAGTTCCAGAACAAGAACAGCACCAATGTTGTTGTCCATCTCTACTTTCTACCTTCCCCATATATAACCCCACAAAACTATTCAAAACCCCAGCAAACAAAAACCCTATCATTGTTTTCCCTTTCACTGCCACAGCAAAACCCAACATCAAAACTCTTCTcccctatttttatttttcaataaagttatTCCCAGCTATGGAATCCCCAGTTCAAGCCCAAGCAATTCCTCTTTAcgaaaccctaaccctaaccccaCTTTCTCCTTCACCCACTGCCACTCCAATTCGATCGCCGCTGTCCGATCCTCTCCAACCCTACTCTGTATTCCGCAATGAGATTTCTCTCTCCGCCTTCAattctgctgctgctgcggAATCTGCTGCAGTTGATTTCTTCTCTCTTGATGTTGGAAGCGGTGATGAGGAGTTGGAGCTGAAGACGCCTGTTAATGGAGAGGCTAAGGGGAAGAGGAAAGCGGAGGTGGAGACGGAGAACTTGCCGAAACCAATGACGGAGAGCGTGTGGTTTAGAGGGATAGTAAATTTAGGAGTCCGATGTTACAGTTACATAAAGGTATACCTTGATGATATTGGACAAAGGAgtgctttttagttttttttctttttgttgatttaatttgtGGGTTCGTCCTCCTAATTCTTGTTTTTGTGTGGGAAAAGTTGATTTCTTGCACATTAATTCTTTAGATATATTGAGGCTATGGAGGAAATATGAGTACTTTCCATATTCATTGATTTAATTTGACTCTAGTAGTATCTTAAAATCTGGATGGTACCACAATATTGGTTAATTTcgattccctcttgagcaaaaaataaaataaaataaaacagagcGAAAACTATAATCTCTTCAAGAATTTATTGGCCTTAATTATGGAAGTCCAGTGTGAGTGACATTGGGGGTATGCTAAATTTTTATGTGTAGCTTACTTGGAAAGTTTAAATTTGTGAACTTTTCATGTGATGTTTGGAATAtgttttagcttctttttaGTGTTTTGAGAAATTGTGGTCAACGAGCATTTATAGTGAGCTCATATCTGATGGTGGGTGATGCAGAGATAGTGGATTTCTGTGATTTTCTGTCACCAACTCAGGAGGAACAAGCTTCACGTGCTGAAGCTGTACGATGTGTTTTTgatgttattaaatatatatggcCCAATTGTAAGGTAATTCTTAGttcccctctctctttctcactcaCCCACACAATTTCTTTATAGAAGCATAAAAGCTAGTAAAATTGCGTTGCTGTGTTTGCTTTGTAGGTGGAAGTTTTTGGTTCGTTTAGGACAGGACTTTATCTTCCAACCAGTGACATTGATGTAAGTATAATGTGACATTTGTTAAGAATTTACTGTGGAATACTGCTGACTAATCAACTGAAACAAAAGCTTATGTTAAATGCTATTGATTGTAGGTTGTGATTCTGGATTCTGGACTAAAAAGCCCACAGATTGGTTTAAATGCTCTTTCCAGGGCCTTGTCTCAGAAGGGTGTTGCAAAGAAGATACAGGTATGCCTCCATCAACAGTTGGAGTACTATTGCtgccaaaaaaacaaaggtCTATTGTGCTCTCTTTTATTGTCTTAGGTGATAGCAAAGGCTCGTGTGCCCATTGTTAAATTCGTTGAAAAGAGAAGTGGTGTTGCCTTTGATATAAGGTCTGTCTATTTATCATTTGTATTTCCATTTCCTAGTTTGATTTTCTCCTTGCAAtgttttgagattaattttttttctcaaggttTGTAGTCCATTTCAATCCTTATTGAATTGATTCCTCTGAATAATTGTCCAAatgcatttcaaagaaaaaaaggagatgAGATGTAAAGGGGGGATTGCTTATACTGTGTTCTAGTAGTTgcaatgttgttatttttttagtgtgggTTTGGTAAATTAGCTTTCTTATTGGTTCAATTATTGggtgattttataaataaataaaggaaatccAATACTGAACTATGATTGAGGGACTTGATCTAGATAGAATTTTAGTCAGTAGCTTTTGGTTTAAACTTACATGACACATGGGGGGAAGCCAAATGAGAAACTGAAATTATGAGATGCTCTATGAAGGCTGATCATTATAAGATGCTTAATTTGTAGCCCGGGTAAGTGCATATAGAGATTGTCATAAAGAAATTCTACATACTTttgctaataaattttttaaggaaTATTTTATACTACAACACTTAATTAAGCAAAGAtgcccttctttttttctccgatctttttatttgatatatcaattttgttaaatctttgtattttgtttttcatttatattatgGTTCAGGAGCTGTATATACAATCTGTAGGTTTTATCTCTTTGTCAGCTAAATTTCTGACTACATTCTGCATTGCTTGTTTTGGAAACTGATCAATGTTTTGTGTGGATCTCAGTTTTGATGTGAATGGTGGACCCATAGCTGCTGAGTTTATCAAGGTTTGTTGTCTGTGCTCTTCCTTTCTGATATTTCATTCTTTATGATGTGAGTAACAAGTTTAACAATCATCTCACTTGCTCTTAACATGCACACATGCACGCTTTTTTTAGTTGCTTGTGTGTATAAAACTAGTTTGAAGTCAAAGCTAAATGTTGTTTGTTTCAGAATGCAATATCCAAGTGGCCTGAACTACGACCattatgtttgattttgaaagtATTCCTACAACAAAGAGAACTCAACGAGGTATATATCTGTATACCAGCCATCTAATAGCATTCTCATAGATGTCAACACTTTATTCTCAATCattgttcttttttgtttgcctgattcaagttttctttaaaacatgcAGGTATACTCTGGCGGCATAAGCTCTTATGCTCTGCTTGCCATGCTTATGGCAATGTTGCAGGTAATGAATTAAACCTTTGAATGAATTCTTCATCTGCATTCTAGCTTGCATGCATGTGCACATTGTTGCTAGTTAATCCGTTAATTCCCTACTATTCATATGCTGTAAGATGCCAAAACAACGATGAGTTTATCAAAGCTATTGAAATGATGGTGATTAGGAAGATCTTTTATTTGGTCAAGCTATGAATGTAAAATGAAGAGATTACATATTTGTATTTCTAGTAAGACAGAAAATATACCTCAAATGCTACCATGTTTCATCTCAGCTGAGGTTTGGATGCTTGACAGACCACTTTCTGGAGTTTATTTCAGATAAGATAggaattttcttcctttttgttAGAGCTTTCTTGCATTTGACCTCTAGAGAGCATTCTACTTGTATGAGGGCAAATGAGTTTTTCTATGGTTTATTGATATGATAG
This genomic interval from Populus alba chromosome 1, ASM523922v2, whole genome shotgun sequence contains the following:
- the LOC118039476 gene encoding LOW QUALITY PROTEIN: uncharacterized protein (The sequence of the model RefSeq protein was modified relative to this genomic sequence to represent the inferred CDS: inserted 1 base in 1 codon), encoding MESPVQAQAIPLYETLTLTPLSPSPTATPIRSPLSDPLQPYSVFRNEISLSAFNSAAAAESAAVDFFSLDVGSGDEELELKTPVNGEAKGKRKAEVETENLPKPMTESVWFRGXSKFRSPMLQLHKEIVDFCDFLSPTQEEQASRAEAVRCVFDVIKYIWPNCKVEVFGSFRTGLYLPTSDIDVVILDSGLKSPQIGLNALSRALSQKGVAKKIQVIAKARVPIVKFVEKRSGVAFDISFDVNGGPIAAEFIKNAISKWPELRPLCLILKVFLQQRELNEVYSGGISSYALLAMLMAMLQNHRECQASLERNLGLLLIHFFDFYGRKLNTTNVGVSCKGTGTFFSKRTKGFMNNGRPFLIAIEDPQAPENDIGKNSFNYFQIRSAFAMAFTTLTNPKTILSLGPNRSILGTIIRPDPVLLERKGGKNGEVTFSSLLPGAGEPLQSNYGQQEIMCNWQLDDEEEALTRGGGHAGDGSAHSSGKKRKASSKEKSRKKKSKENGDIGKVRHDDSGSKKEKSTKKKQRWRKNDSSKGLASHAAGSS